The sequence GATGGACGGCGAAAAGACCGAATTTCGCGAGTGGGAGCAGGACACGCCTTATTTCGATGGCTGCATGCCGATCGAGGTGATGGCAGCGCGCGGGGTGGAGACCTTGCGCTACGGCCCGATGAAGGGCGTCGGGCTGGACGATCCGCGCACCGCATGCGAGGAATTTCCCCAAGGGCGCTGGCCCTATGCGGTGGTGCAGTTGCGGCAAGACAACAAGCTGGGCACGCTGTGGAACATGGTCGGTTTCCAGACGAAGCTGAAATATGGCGCGCAAGTGGAATTGTTCCGCACCATTCCCGGCCTGGAGAACGCCGAATTCGCGCGGCTCGGCGGCCTGCATCGCAACACGTTTCTCAATGCGCCGATGGTGCTCGACCGCCAGCTGCGCCTGAAGGATGCGCCGCATATCCGCTTTGCCGGGCAGATCACCGGCTGCGAAGGCTATGTCGAAAGCGCCACGGTCGGGCTGATGGCGGGTTTGATGGCAGCGGCCGAGCTATCGGGCGAGCCATGGGTGGCCCCGCCGCAAAGCACGGCGATGGGGGCGTTGCTCAGCCATATAACCGGCGATGCGGAGGCGGCGACCTATCAGCCGATGAATGTGAATTTCGGGTTGTTCCCGCCGCTGCATGACGTGAAGAAGAAACAGCGCAAGGAGGCCTATACCTCGCGCGCAAAGATGGAATTCGGCGAGTGGTTGGCAGAGCGCGAAGGCGTGCCAGCGTAGGCCGTTATCAACAGCGGCAGGCTGGCTTCTTGCGCCGTTTCGGGGCGGTCGTGGCAAATTCCTGCGCGGTCAGTTCGCGGTTGCCATTCGCATCCGCGCCGTCGAACCGCTTCGCCGTGGAAACCGCCCATTCTTCGAATGTCAGCAGATTGTTGCCGTCGATATCCAGCTTGCGAAAGGCATCGGTGCGGCTCGAGAGCATTTCCGTGCGGGTGATACGCAGATCGCGGTTGCGGTCATAGCGGAAGAAACGGCGCTGCTCCCGGGTCAGCTCGCTGGCTTCCGGCGGGGCGGGACCGGTCAGGTCGGCGGGATCGGAAACCGGGATCACCGGCTCTGCCGCAGCTTCGGTGGGCTCCGGCTCGGGCGGCGGAGCCCCTTCCTCTACCTGCGCGCGCGCTTGCCACCAGAACACCCCGACACCGGCCAGGATCAATCCGATGAAAACGCCCAAAATCGCTTGCCGCATAAAGCCACCCCTTTTCTGTCGGCAATCATAGCCTAGCGCCCGAACATGCCAAGCCTCAGCGCGGCAAGGGCTGCCCGGCGCCCGGCAAATAGCGGCGCGCCTTGCGCCCGGATCGAGCGCATGGCCAGCCCATCCAATATCGCCAACGGACGCATTGCACGTGATAAGCGCACCGGTTCCAATCCAAACCGGGGTGCGGCGTTCAGGATGGCCGCTTGCTCGTCTGCAGCGGTGCTGTTCGCCGCCAAGTCTGCCAAGGCCCAGCGCGTCCCGGCCATCAATGCGGCCTCCCCGTCTTCATCCGCTCCTGCAACTTCGGAAAGGGCAGCCAACGCTTGGCCGCGTCCCGCCGCGAACCCTTCTATATCGCTTGGGCCGATAGGCGGTTCTGCCAATAGATGCTCCCAGCCGTCGACCAGCGGGGCCAACCCTGCTGCATAACTGGCCCAACTGTCCGCAATCGACGAGAGTACCGGATTACCCCGAGGCCAAATCTCCACGTCTTCCTGCAGCCGGTCGCGCCACCACGCGAGCCTGACCTGCCCCAGCAGCGGTTCGGTCGCTTTTCGGACCAGGCTGGCGAGCTGCGTATCCAGAGCGAAGAATGCGTGCCATGCGCCGCGGTCCGCCGGGCGGGCGTAAGCGAGCACCAGTTGCTGCAAGTCGGGCAATTCGCCGGTTTCTGGCTTGGACATGGCGCGCCAGTCCCCGCTCACCCGCTTGGTGTCAAGCCGGGTCCGTTCAGTTCAGTCGCGCGGAGCAAGCCGTCAGGCGCAAGACGAATTGGTGGTGCCGCCCGTCAGGCCCGGTCCCAGATTGCGGTCGTCACGGATCAGGAACGCTGCCTCTTCCCGGAACTCGGCATCGCCGCTGCCGAACGGGTTCTGGAATAATGCCCTGTAGGTAAAATAGACCTCGACATACATCACTGCCTCGCCGCTGCGCGCGGTGACCTTGGTCGTGCCCTGGCCCATTCCAGTGATTTCGGGGCCATTGATCCCATTCTCGGTCGTATCGTTGCCATAGGCAGAGGCCTGCACCTTGGTGCCCCGGCAGCGTTGCCAATGGATATATTGCTTAGCCTCGAACGTGTCATATTCGAGGCTGGAGAGGATCACCCGCCCCTCGGCTTCCAGCCCGATCGAGCGGCCCTGCCGTATTGCGCCGTCGAGCACCGCATCGACATCGGCTTCGGTGATGGTCGGAGTTACCCCGCTATTATCGGTCTGACCCAGACGCGAGGCGTTATCGGCCACCGACAGCGCGATCTGGCTGACCTGCATCTTGGTACTGGCCATACGAGCCACTTCGGTACCGTAGAGGCCCATCGTCAGCAACACCGGCAATACCAAGGCGAACTCGACAATCGAGATCCCCGATATATCGCGCTTCAGCGACCGCATCCGCGACGCGTATGTTTTGAGAAAAGTCATCAGGCGCAAACCCCCGCGTCCGAGCCGTATCCCGCCTGATCGGCGAAGGGCTGGTTCTTTTTCACTGCTGTTGAGGTCAGGCTGCGCTCTGAAACTCCGCCGGGCGTGAAGGGGTTGGGAAACAGCGGATCGTAAGTGGCGGTCACCGTCAGAATGACCACGTCGCTCGCGCTGCCATTCCCGGTGCTGGCCACGTCGGTATCCCAATTGCCGTTGCCGTTCTCGTCCGTATAGGCCTCGTTATTGTCGCAAACGCCGCTGCCATCGGCATCGTCCCATGTCTCGGGGCGCTCGATATCGGCGAAATCGGTATAATTGACCCGCGAGGTCGTCACCGTGACACCCGGCGCGCTGAGAGCCAGCATCTCGCGCAAATGCGCATTGGCCGCGGTAACGTTGCCCGTTTCCAGCGACACTTCGCGCGCCGTGCTCTGGACTGCGCCGTCCAGAATAGCCTTGGTGTAGGCCATCTGCCCCAGATCGAACAAACCCAGCATCAACGTCATGAACACGGTGATCATCAGGCCGAATTCCATAACGGTGGTGCCGCGCTCGTCGCGGAGCAGCCTGCGGAAGAGCCCCCCGATCATTGCGTAATCCTCAACTCACCGACATCCTTCGCGATTTCCTGGAAGGCCGTGTTAAGCTGCGACGAGTTGGTTGCGGCAAAAGCACTGTCCGAGGATGCGCAAGAGTTGAGATCGGATGACAGTCCGGTCGCAAATGCGATCACCCACACCCGCATACCTTTGGCTTTGGCCTGCTCGCAGGCTGCCAGGAA comes from Alteripontixanthobacter sp. and encodes:
- a CDS encoding TadE/TadG family type IV pilus assembly protein, whose translation is MIGGLFRRLLRDERGTTVMEFGLMITVFMTLMLGLFDLGQMAYTKAILDGAVQSTAREVSLETGNVTAANAHLREMLALSAPGVTVTTSRVNYTDFADIERPETWDDADGSGVCDNNEAYTDENGNGNWDTDVASTGNGSASDVVILTVTATYDPLFPNPFTPGGVSERSLTSTAVKKNQPFADQAGYGSDAGVCA
- the trmFO gene encoding methylenetetrahydrofolate--tRNA-(uracil(54)-C(5))-methyltransferase (FADH(2)-oxidizing) TrmFO; its protein translation is MTHDVHIIGGGLAGSEAAWQLARRGFKVRLSEMRGSGESTAAHQTDGLAELVCSNSFRSDDDTKNAVGLMHYEMRRLDSIVMRAGAQAQVPAGSAMAVDRDVFSAAVERELLDHPGITVVREKVEALPESGPTIVATGPLTAASLAQSIAKATGQDSLAFFDAIAPIVHRDSIDMDKCWIQSRWDKTTEASNEGGDYINCPMTKEQYYAFHQGLMDGEKTEFREWEQDTPYFDGCMPIEVMAARGVETLRYGPMKGVGLDDPRTACEEFPQGRWPYAVVQLRQDNKLGTLWNMVGFQTKLKYGAQVELFRTIPGLENAEFARLGGLHRNTFLNAPMVLDRQLRLKDAPHIRFAGQITGCEGYVESATVGLMAGLMAAAELSGEPWVAPPQSTAMGALLSHITGDAEAATYQPMNVNFGLFPPLHDVKKKQRKEAYTSRAKMEFGEWLAEREGVPA
- a CDS encoding TadE family protein yields the protein MTFLKTYASRMRSLKRDISGISIVEFALVLPVLLTMGLYGTEVARMASTKMQVSQIALSVADNASRLGQTDNSGVTPTITEADVDAVLDGAIRQGRSIGLEAEGRVILSSLEYDTFEAKQYIHWQRCRGTKVQASAYGNDTTENGINGPEITGMGQGTTKVTARSGEAVMYVEVYFTYRALFQNPFGSGDAEFREEAAFLIRDDRNLGPGLTGGTTNSSCA